The following coding sequences are from one Rhodohalobacter barkolensis window:
- a CDS encoding BCCT family transporter, whose amino-acid sequence MALRGQDDKPESKKTGINRLFDIHKPVFWPSVILITVLIVGTLWAGEAAEETFSAIQAGITSWASWLFVAAVNIFIGFALYFAFSKYGSIRLGGEDAEPDFSTMAWFAMLFSAGMGIGLMFFAVAEPMWHLLYPPHAESGTIEATRDAMGVTFLHWGLHAWAVYAIVALALAFFAFNRKLPLSFRSVFYPLLGDRINGWMGDIIDVLAVLATLFGLATSLGLGASQAGAGMEYVFGLENTTMLQVIIIVGVTAIATISVVLGIDKGVKVLSEFNIRIAALFLLFILVVGPTFFILSSFIQNIGHYAQNFPSFAFWTQSYEEGEFMSTWTVFYWAWWISWSPYVGMFIARISRGRTVKQFVLGVLIVPTLITFLWMSGFGGSAIFLETNGIAEIAAAVEADQTTSLFILLDQFPWATITSFLAIILVLSFFVTSSDSGSLVIDGLTSGGKLDAPVGQRIFWASTEGLVAAVLLVGGGLTALQAGAISTGLPFVIVLLVMCYSLQQGLQQEHEDLQRIDKDKERQSYRELVTNAIKKQKKSD is encoded by the coding sequence ATGGCTTTACGAGGACAAGACGACAAGCCGGAGTCAAAAAAAACCGGCATCAATCGTTTGTTTGATATACACAAACCGGTCTTTTGGCCGTCAGTAATTCTAATCACAGTTCTGATCGTTGGAACACTGTGGGCCGGTGAGGCAGCAGAAGAAACCTTTAGCGCTATTCAAGCCGGTATTACAAGTTGGGCAAGCTGGCTCTTTGTAGCTGCCGTAAATATTTTCATCGGTTTTGCACTCTATTTTGCATTCAGCAAATATGGAAGTATTCGTTTAGGCGGAGAAGATGCCGAACCCGATTTCAGCACCATGGCATGGTTTGCAATGTTATTTAGTGCCGGTATGGGTATCGGTTTGATGTTTTTTGCCGTAGCCGAACCAATGTGGCATCTGCTCTATCCGCCACATGCAGAAAGTGGCACAATTGAAGCTACCCGCGATGCAATGGGGGTAACATTCCTTCATTGGGGATTACACGCATGGGCTGTTTATGCTATTGTAGCTTTGGCACTTGCATTTTTTGCTTTCAACAGGAAACTGCCTCTCTCTTTTCGATCGGTTTTTTACCCACTGTTAGGTGATCGTATTAACGGATGGATGGGCGATATCATTGATGTTCTGGCAGTTCTGGCAACACTCTTTGGCTTAGCTACCTCTTTAGGCCTTGGAGCTTCGCAAGCCGGGGCCGGTATGGAATATGTGTTTGGACTTGAGAATACAACCATGCTTCAAGTCATCATCATTGTCGGTGTAACAGCAATTGCTACAATTTCTGTTGTGCTCGGTATTGACAAGGGTGTTAAGGTTTTAAGTGAGTTCAATATCCGTATTGCGGCTCTCTTTCTACTGTTTATCCTTGTTGTTGGACCGACATTCTTTATACTCAGCTCCTTTATCCAAAATATCGGGCATTATGCACAAAACTTTCCATCTTTTGCATTCTGGACTCAGTCATACGAAGAGGGTGAATTTATGTCCACCTGGACTGTATTTTACTGGGCGTGGTGGATTTCCTGGTCGCCATATGTGGGTATGTTTATTGCCCGAATTTCCAGGGGCCGTACCGTCAAGCAGTTTGTACTTGGAGTTCTGATTGTGCCGACTCTCATCACATTCTTGTGGATGAGCGGATTTGGCGGAAGTGCAATTTTTCTGGAAACAAACGGAATTGCCGAGATTGCAGCAGCTGTTGAGGCGGATCAAACAACATCGCTATTCATTCTGCTTGATCAATTTCCATGGGCAACGATAACATCGTTTCTGGCCATAATTCTGGTACTCAGTTTCTTTGTGACTTCGTCTGACTCAGGTTCTTTAGTAATTGATGGTCTGACAAGCGGCGGTAAACTGGATGCCCCTGTGGGCCAGCGAATTTTCTGGGCTTCCACTGAGGGACTTGTCGCAGCCGTACTGCTGGTTGGTGGCGGTCTTACCGCACTCCAGGCCGGTGCTATAAGTACAGGCCTTCCATTTGTGATCGTTCTGCTTGTGATGTGCTACAGTTTACAACAAGGACTGCAGCAAGAGCATGAAGATCTGCAGAGAATTGACAAAGATAAAGAGCGACAATCGTACAGAGAGCTCGTTACGAATGCTATTAAAAAACAGAAAAAATCGGATTAG
- a CDS encoding universal stress protein, with the protein MKDSKHWLACLDLSNMDDVLIGYTAFLTSIVKPKTITFFHTIESGPTALEIVEQFPEIDSEEEFLDLIRNELHEKISGHFDDESIEIRIVIKQGKPTDQIIELTNSLEPDLILMGKKIGYAGEGVIPRRILKYVSASVLFIPENSRYSLENILVPVDFSEQSAKAVQTASSLVDGGHVTAQHIYRYRAQFFPYTLSDEEKREVDKKIEKKMKSFQNENGISDSVNFVLTLHKKGKVADEVYNQVVKDQVDFIIVSAKSKKISSIISHDFTDKMVDYAFGIPLLVQKNKERHSKFLRALLGD; encoded by the coding sequence ATGAAAGATTCTAAACACTGGTTAGCATGTCTCGACCTGTCCAATATGGACGATGTTTTAATTGGGTACACTGCTTTTTTAACATCTATTGTGAAGCCTAAAACAATCACCTTTTTCCATACGATTGAATCAGGCCCCACAGCACTGGAAATTGTCGAACAATTTCCGGAAATAGACTCAGAAGAAGAGTTCCTGGATCTTATTCGAAATGAGCTTCATGAAAAAATATCCGGGCATTTTGATGATGAGTCTATAGAAATCAGAATTGTCATTAAACAGGGGAAACCGACAGATCAAATCATTGAACTGACTAATTCGCTGGAGCCCGATCTTATCTTAATGGGTAAGAAAATCGGGTATGCCGGTGAAGGTGTTATTCCCCGCCGAATTCTAAAGTATGTATCAGCCTCTGTACTGTTTATACCGGAAAACAGCCGTTACAGCTTAGAAAATATTCTCGTTCCGGTCGACTTTTCTGAACAGTCGGCCAAAGCGGTTCAAACCGCCAGTAGTTTGGTGGATGGTGGTCATGTTACCGCTCAGCATATCTATCGGTATCGGGCACAGTTCTTCCCTTATACACTATCGGATGAGGAGAAGAGAGAAGTGGATAAGAAGATTGAGAAAAAGATGAAGTCTTTTCAGAATGAAAACGGCATTTCAGATAGTGTCAATTTTGTTTTGACACTGCATAAAAAAGGCAAAGTAGCGGATGAGGTATATAATCAGGTTGTTAAAGATCAGGTTGACTTCATCATCGTATCAGCCAAATCCAAAAAGATAAGCAGTATAATCAGTCACGATTTTACCGACAAAATGGTCGATTATGCTTTTGGCATTCCACTGCTTGTACAGAAAAATAAAGAGAGGCATAGTAAATTTTTACGAGCCCTTCTTGGAGATTAA
- a CDS encoding metal-dependent hydrolase family protein, producing MTLRLLLLTLFVAMSSSLVAQQTYIHAGSLFDGTGEQMRSNVTIIVDDGRIVDVRDGLLNPDSESVLIDLSDKTVLPGFIDLHVHLENETGPDRYLDRFTKNPEDIAFESSRNAKKTLLAGFTTVRDLGGTGVNTSLRDAIRTGYVDGPRVISVGKSLATTGGHADPTNSFKRELMGNPGPESGVVNGADEAREAVRQNYKLGVDHIKITSTGGVLSVAKSGQNPQFMEDELEAIIETARDYEMHVAAHAHGKEGMLRAVKAGVHTIEHGTYMDEEVMQAMVDNDTYYVPTITAGKFVAEKAEVEGYYPPLVVPKAREIGPLIQNTFGEAYRYGVKIAFGTDAGVFHHGDNAKEFGFMVEAGMPEIEALLSATQTASVVLGLENEIGSIEAGKSADIIAVSGNPLSDISVLENVNFVMKEGIVYKSE from the coding sequence ATGACTCTTCGACTTTTACTACTCACCCTTTTTGTAGCTATGAGCAGCTCGCTGGTTGCTCAACAAACCTATATTCATGCCGGATCGCTGTTTGACGGGACCGGTGAACAGATGAGGTCAAATGTTACCATTATTGTTGACGACGGCCGGATTGTGGATGTCCGCGATGGACTGCTGAATCCGGATTCAGAAAGCGTGCTCATTGATTTGAGTGATAAAACGGTACTGCCAGGATTTATTGATTTGCATGTACACCTGGAAAATGAAACAGGTCCCGACCGGTACCTCGATCGTTTTACCAAAAACCCGGAGGATATCGCATTTGAATCTTCTCGGAATGCAAAAAAAACACTTTTGGCAGGTTTTACTACTGTTCGGGATCTGGGAGGAACCGGAGTTAATACCTCCCTTCGTGATGCAATTCGGACCGGATATGTTGATGGCCCTCGGGTCATCAGTGTTGGAAAGTCACTGGCTACAACCGGCGGTCATGCCGATCCAACCAATAGCTTTAAAAGGGAACTGATGGGGAATCCCGGCCCCGAATCGGGTGTGGTGAATGGAGCTGATGAAGCTCGTGAGGCCGTTAGGCAGAATTATAAGCTGGGTGTAGACCATATCAAAATCACCTCCACTGGCGGAGTTCTGAGCGTGGCGAAATCGGGACAAAATCCACAGTTTATGGAAGATGAACTGGAGGCGATTATTGAGACCGCGCGCGACTACGAGATGCACGTTGCAGCCCATGCCCACGGTAAGGAGGGAATGTTGAGAGCAGTGAAAGCCGGAGTGCATACCATTGAGCACGGAACCTACATGGACGAGGAAGTAATGCAGGCGATGGTTGATAATGATACCTACTACGTGCCAACTATTACGGCCGGTAAGTTTGTCGCCGAAAAAGCTGAAGTGGAGGGGTACTATCCGCCACTGGTGGTTCCAAAGGCACGTGAAATTGGCCCGCTAATTCAGAACACCTTCGGAGAAGCGTATCGCTACGGTGTGAAAATAGCCTTCGGAACAGATGCCGGTGTTTTTCATCACGGCGATAACGCCAAGGAGTTCGGTTTTATGGTAGAAGCGGGTATGCCGGAGATTGAAGCTCTGTTAAGTGCTACTCAAACGGCATCCGTTGTTCTTGGACTCGAAAACGAAATTGGTTCCATAGAAGCCGGGAAGTCAGCCGATATTATTGCGGTTTCAGGGAATCCTTTAAGTGATATCTCAGTGCTGGAAAACGTTAATTTTGTGATGAAGGAAGGAATAGTTTATAAAAGTGAATAG
- a CDS encoding M1 family metallopeptidase, which produces MARISLLITAFLLIMSSTATAQEVVYESGGELPPEKSSYDVFFYDLNLKLNPADSTVDGRVGVHFNVVHPTNVVALDLDPKLEISSVNWTEDEPERAVKIERSDTSKTFYVYFPETLQPGRSTALEIEYSGIPRVGDNPPWDGGLVWKRTPSGEPWVGAALQSLGAWVWWPNKDHPTDKADSVAINFTMPDNLVVASNGRDRGVTDHEDGWKTSHWFVSTPINNYNVTVNAAPYETMSETYTSTAGDEMEIKFWYLPEFREESEWLFPQFAEQIRFLEETAGPYPFRADKYGVAHSPYLGMEHQSIIAYGASFENDNLFGQDAGFDDLHQHELAHEWWGNLVTAWDWRDFWIHEGIGTYMQPLYAEHLNGMESYREMMEFLRTRITSNRATAPRESSMSSLDIREGERGGDVYYKGAWFMHTLRYVVGEDHFFEILRKFAYPTEELENTTTGEQVRYATTDDLLYLSEEISGIDLDWLFEVYLRQAELPALNITRAGLQVVMEWDVPNGIDFPMPVEVRINNEMVTLVPENNRITLEIPESADMEADPNHWILKEL; this is translated from the coding sequence ATGGCAAGAATTTCATTACTGATCACAGCTTTCTTACTCATCATGAGTTCCACAGCCACAGCTCAGGAAGTTGTGTACGAATCGGGAGGGGAGTTACCACCCGAAAAATCATCTTATGATGTCTTTTTTTATGATTTGAATTTGAAACTGAATCCGGCTGACAGTACTGTAGACGGCAGGGTTGGGGTCCATTTTAATGTGGTACATCCTACAAATGTGGTTGCGCTGGACCTGGATCCAAAACTTGAAATATCGTCAGTGAACTGGACTGAAGACGAACCAGAGCGAGCTGTTAAGATAGAGCGTAGTGATACCTCCAAAACTTTTTATGTCTATTTTCCGGAAACCCTTCAGCCCGGACGGTCGACAGCTCTTGAAATCGAGTATTCCGGGATACCCCGAGTGGGTGATAATCCGCCATGGGATGGCGGTTTGGTATGGAAAAGAACACCATCAGGAGAACCGTGGGTAGGTGCTGCCCTTCAATCACTTGGGGCATGGGTTTGGTGGCCAAATAAAGATCACCCTACGGATAAGGCCGATTCGGTAGCCATCAATTTTACGATGCCGGATAATCTGGTTGTGGCGTCAAATGGCCGTGACAGGGGAGTCACCGACCACGAAGATGGATGGAAAACGTCCCATTGGTTTGTTTCAACACCGATTAATAACTATAACGTTACTGTCAACGCGGCTCCATACGAAACCATGTCGGAAACGTATACCAGCACGGCGGGTGATGAAATGGAGATCAAGTTCTGGTATCTGCCTGAATTTCGTGAAGAGAGCGAGTGGCTTTTTCCACAGTTTGCTGAACAGATTCGATTTCTGGAAGAGACTGCCGGTCCTTACCCTTTCCGGGCAGATAAATATGGAGTAGCTCATTCACCCTATCTGGGTATGGAGCATCAATCTATTATCGCATATGGAGCAAGCTTTGAGAACGATAATTTGTTTGGACAAGATGCGGGGTTTGACGATCTCCATCAACACGAACTGGCTCACGAGTGGTGGGGAAACTTAGTAACCGCCTGGGACTGGCGCGATTTCTGGATTCATGAAGGAATTGGTACCTACATGCAGCCGTTGTATGCTGAACATCTAAACGGGATGGAATCGTACCGCGAAATGATGGAATTCTTGAGAACTAGAATTACATCAAATAGAGCAACTGCTCCCAGGGAGTCATCAATGAGTTCGCTGGATATTAGGGAAGGAGAACGCGGCGGAGATGTCTACTACAAGGGGGCTTGGTTTATGCACACACTAAGATATGTAGTGGGAGAGGATCACTTTTTTGAGATTTTAAGGAAATTCGCGTATCCAACGGAAGAATTGGAAAACACTACGACCGGTGAACAGGTACGATATGCAACCACAGATGATCTGCTTTATCTGTCAGAGGAGATTTCAGGGATAGATCTGGATTGGCTTTTTGAGGTCTATTTGCGCCAGGCAGAGCTTCCGGCTCTGAATATTACCCGTGCAGGACTTCAGGTAGTTATGGAGTGGGATGTGCCAAATGGAATCGACTTCCCGATGCCGGTGGAAGTCAGAATTAACAATGAAATGGTGACACTTGTACCGGAGAATAACCGGATTACTTTAGAAATACCGGAGTCTGCTGATATGGAAGCAGATCCGAATCACTGGATTTTGAAAGAATTATAG
- the hisS gene encoding histidine--tRNA ligase — translation MAQAKYTTHLGMVDILPDDVRKWQYLENLIREEAEKFNLEEIRTPIMEQTELIVRGLGQLTDIVSKEIFSFSRGEDNYVLRPELTAPVVRSYVENHLDQRGGSQKLFYIGPMFRAERPQKGRQRQFHQFGAEVIGSDDPIADVEVIAFMIHIYNKVGITNTSLKLNSIGDPESREKYKEALKAHLKPNFDQLSDVSKKRFENNPLRILDSKEEEDQPFIESAPVITDYLGEESLAHYKKVKEYLSDLDIPFEEDPYLVRGMDYYTQTAFELISPDLGAQDALAGGGRYDLLVEEIGGQPTPAVGFAAGMERLFIACEELGIKLGSEKKVDVYIVTLGDEARRWGLSKLPILREHGLSATMDYMGRSMKAQMKDANRENAQYTLIVGGNELTEGKFTLRNMVESEENSLEFDEILKKLSK, via the coding sequence ATGGCCCAGGCAAAATATACCACTCACCTCGGGATGGTTGATATCCTCCCCGATGACGTTCGAAAATGGCAATATCTCGAAAACCTGATTCGTGAGGAGGCCGAAAAGTTCAACCTTGAAGAGATTCGCACTCCCATAATGGAACAGACCGAGCTGATTGTACGGGGTTTGGGTCAGCTGACCGATATCGTTTCTAAAGAGATTTTCTCTTTCAGCCGGGGTGAAGATAATTATGTTTTGCGTCCAGAGCTTACTGCGCCGGTGGTTCGTTCCTATGTGGAAAATCATCTTGACCAGCGTGGCGGCTCTCAAAAACTATTTTACATTGGCCCAATGTTTCGTGCCGAACGACCGCAAAAAGGCCGGCAGCGTCAGTTTCATCAGTTTGGAGCGGAAGTGATTGGCAGTGACGACCCGATAGCCGATGTGGAAGTAATCGCTTTTATGATCCACATCTACAACAAAGTGGGGATTACCAATACATCACTGAAGCTAAACTCCATCGGAGATCCGGAGAGCCGTGAAAAATACAAGGAGGCTTTGAAAGCTCATCTGAAGCCCAATTTTGATCAATTAAGCGACGTATCAAAGAAACGTTTTGAGAATAACCCACTCAGAATTCTGGATTCCAAAGAGGAAGAAGACCAACCGTTTATTGAATCTGCCCCGGTCATTACAGACTATCTGGGCGAAGAATCCCTTGCCCATTACAAGAAAGTAAAAGAGTATCTCTCCGACTTAGATATCCCATTTGAGGAAGATCCCTATCTGGTTCGCGGAATGGACTACTATACCCAGACTGCGTTTGAACTGATCAGCCCCGATCTCGGTGCACAGGACGCTCTTGCAGGTGGTGGACGATATGATCTTTTGGTTGAGGAAATTGGAGGTCAGCCTACACCGGCAGTTGGATTTGCAGCCGGAATGGAACGCCTGTTTATAGCCTGCGAAGAGCTTGGAATTAAACTTGGGTCCGAGAAAAAAGTAGATGTCTACATCGTAACACTGGGTGATGAAGCCCGGCGATGGGGACTTAGCAAACTTCCAATTTTGCGTGAACACGGACTTTCGGCTACGATGGACTACATGGGGCGGTCGATGAAAGCGCAGATGAAGGACGCCAATCGGGAGAATGCGCAGTACACACTAATCGTGGGTGGAAATGAGCTTACAGAAGGAAAATTCACCCTGCGAAATATGGTGGAGAGTGAAGAGAACTCACTGGAATTTGATGAGATCCTGAAAAAATTGAGCAAATAA
- a CDS encoding SulP family inorganic anion transporter: MKPTAILSWIKNQFNILNWLPDYTKEEFSADLKSGVTVGVIEIPQVMAYAVIAGLSPIYGLYGSLIPLLIYPLFGTSRHLALGTVATDMIIIATGASMIADPGTDQYVSVVLLLTLFVGVVHISLSLMRMGWLVNLLSKPVIYGFMIAAPLIIGASQLGNFFGVETEGSQYVGNLIMQIIQQFDQVNNMSVLIGVIGIVFLFIMKKLFPIFPRAFVLIAGGGVAVWALNFQQLGVDVIGVVPSGLPSFQLPEFTLEDIRQLIPTAATLVLVQLMSVMSIGKTFASKYKYPLNANREFFAVGMSNLVGSFFQSPPISGSFSRTAVSEQAGRKTALSNVFVALVIGLALVFLTPLFYYIPIPALAAIIIAATISMIDLKEIRYFFRTKPEDAYIAIFTALSVLVIGIQEGILLGISASLIAVLYHSSRPNMSVLGHVHGSREFRDVDRNPKAMPIEEILILRFDTSIAFNNAEIIKDFIIQKSEESNKKIRAIIVDAKSINDLDTTAIEVFQSVVETLEKWDIELHFAGLKKPVLDLLLKSGLAREMGGAHFHNTTHKAVKFLLNKWDAKEKSDSDREEYQSELDKENRESEEENEDKKEKEQPENQEEKKPPHRLSDYLKNID; encoded by the coding sequence ATGAAACCAACGGCAATCCTTTCCTGGATAAAAAACCAGTTCAACATATTGAACTGGCTGCCCGATTATACCAAAGAAGAATTTTCAGCAGATCTTAAATCGGGTGTCACCGTTGGAGTTATCGAAATACCTCAGGTGATGGCGTACGCCGTCATTGCGGGACTCTCACCGATCTACGGTTTATACGGATCACTAATTCCTCTGCTCATCTATCCGCTTTTTGGAACATCCAGGCATTTGGCGCTGGGAACTGTTGCTACGGATATGATAATTATTGCGACCGGCGCCAGTATGATCGCAGATCCCGGAACAGATCAATATGTTTCCGTGGTCCTTTTGCTTACACTTTTTGTGGGCGTAGTTCACATCAGTTTATCTTTAATGCGAATGGGCTGGCTGGTGAATTTGCTCTCTAAACCGGTTATTTACGGATTTATGATCGCTGCGCCATTGATCATTGGAGCAAGTCAGCTGGGGAACTTCTTTGGTGTGGAAACCGAAGGCTCTCAATATGTTGGGAATCTGATTATGCAGATCATTCAGCAGTTTGATCAGGTAAATAATATGTCTGTACTGATTGGCGTCATCGGAATCGTGTTTCTATTCATTATGAAAAAACTGTTCCCCATTTTTCCGCGAGCTTTTGTGTTAATCGCAGGAGGAGGTGTCGCTGTCTGGGCTTTGAACTTTCAGCAGCTTGGGGTTGATGTTATTGGAGTCGTTCCATCCGGGCTACCTTCATTTCAGTTGCCCGAGTTTACATTGGAGGATATAAGGCAGCTCATTCCTACAGCGGCAACACTTGTATTGGTCCAGTTAATGTCTGTAATGTCTATAGGCAAAACCTTTGCGAGCAAATATAAATATCCACTGAATGCGAATCGTGAGTTTTTTGCAGTAGGGATGTCCAATCTGGTCGGAAGTTTTTTCCAGAGCCCACCGATTTCGGGTAGTTTTTCGAGAACAGCGGTAAGTGAACAGGCGGGCCGAAAAACGGCACTTTCTAATGTATTCGTAGCTCTTGTTATCGGTTTAGCACTTGTCTTTCTAACACCTCTTTTTTACTACATACCCATTCCGGCACTTGCTGCAATCATCATTGCAGCTACAATTTCAATGATCGACCTGAAAGAGATTCGTTACTTTTTCAGAACTAAACCGGAAGATGCATACATCGCAATATTTACAGCTTTAAGCGTATTGGTGATTGGTATTCAGGAAGGGATTTTACTGGGTATAAGTGCTTCGCTAATTGCAGTACTCTACCATTCAAGCCGTCCAAATATGTCTGTTTTAGGGCATGTACACGGTTCCAGAGAGTTCAGGGATGTGGACCGGAATCCGAAAGCGATGCCTATTGAAGAGATCCTGATCCTTCGGTTTGACACCTCTATAGCTTTTAACAATGCAGAGATCATTAAGGATTTCATCATACAGAAGAGTGAGGAGAGTAATAAGAAAATCCGTGCAATTATTGTGGATGCAAAGAGTATTAATGATCTGGATACAACCGCTATTGAAGTATTTCAGTCTGTGGTGGAAACTCTTGAGAAATGGGATATCGAACTTCATTTTGCCGGACTTAAAAAACCGGTTCTGGATCTCTTGCTTAAATCCGGTCTGGCCCGCGAAATGGGTGGGGCACATTTTCACAACACCACGCATAAAGCGGTTAAGTTTCTGCTGAATAAGTGGGATGCAAAAGAGAAGAGCGACAGTGACCGGGAGGAGTATCAAAGTGAACTTGATAAAGAAAATCGTGAAAGTGAGGAAGAGAACGAGGATAAAAAAGAAAAGGAGCAACCGGAAAATCAGGAAGAGAAAAAGCCACCTCACCGACTCAGTGATTACCTGAAAAACATCGACTGA
- a CDS encoding amino acid permease — MPKLNKSKRLKKELKLFDVYAISTGAMFSSGFFLLPGLAAAQTGPSVVLAYFVAGILILPAMFSVAELSTAMPRAGGAYYFIDRSLGPLFGTVGGIGSWLALIFKSAFALIGMGAYISIFIEVPITPVAVALTIAFGITNIVGAKESSWLQNVMVATLVSILFFYVFQGVFAVVDVDFFDVLRSEFTPFFEFGPQGFFATIGFVFVSYAGLTKVASVSEEVQNPDRNIPLGMMLSLGTATFIYVVGVFIMVMVLEPSALQEDLTPVATAGEVFLTWLPGQTGLILVVIAAIAAFASTANAGIMSAARYPLAMARDDLIPTYFSKLGRFGTPTIATVATTILMIFLLVVFNVESVAKLASAFQLLLFGILNISVIVMRESKIEGYDPGFKSPWYPWMQIAGFFICLFLIAEMGLLSVIFTFAIAAVSVAWYFSYSKGNVEREGAIYHVHARLGKYQYKGLESEMRGIMREKGLRKEDPYEKAIGRSAVFDLEKSPPVEEIIEMVCKELSTRISYSKSELVELFESDYKDGIIPVGNTSALQHIRINDDVDTEVALVRLHEGIELDREEFEDISDEEKKDGKIHCIIYLISSKKKSGQHLRIIAHLAEMIDSIDFYERWMAAEDEGQIREILLRDERFINITLKKNDITASMIDKEVKDLELPGESLITLIKRDGNIIFPHGKSILKENDELSIIGDKSDIKEMKNMLNL; from the coding sequence ATGCCCAAATTAAATAAGAGTAAACGCCTAAAAAAGGAGTTGAAACTCTTTGATGTATATGCAATAAGCACCGGCGCTATGTTTAGCTCAGGATTCTTTTTACTACCCGGGCTTGCCGCTGCGCAAACGGGTCCCTCTGTTGTACTTGCCTATTTTGTTGCCGGAATACTCATTTTGCCGGCCATGTTCAGTGTTGCTGAACTATCCACTGCAATGCCCCGTGCCGGTGGCGCCTACTATTTTATTGATCGAAGTCTGGGCCCGCTCTTCGGTACGGTTGGCGGAATAGGATCGTGGTTAGCACTCATTTTTAAAAGTGCATTTGCTTTGATTGGGATGGGGGCTTACATCTCTATTTTCATTGAAGTTCCGATCACTCCGGTAGCGGTTGCGCTGACTATTGCATTTGGTATCACCAATATTGTGGGGGCAAAAGAGAGCAGTTGGCTGCAAAATGTAATGGTGGCCACCCTGGTCAGTATTCTCTTTTTCTACGTTTTCCAGGGTGTTTTTGCAGTAGTTGATGTTGACTTTTTTGATGTTCTACGATCAGAATTCACCCCGTTTTTTGAGTTTGGTCCACAAGGATTCTTTGCCACCATCGGATTTGTATTTGTATCGTATGCGGGTTTAACGAAAGTTGCAAGTGTATCGGAAGAGGTTCAAAATCCGGACCGAAATATTCCCCTGGGGATGATGCTTTCGCTGGGTACAGCTACATTTATCTATGTTGTGGGTGTTTTTATTATGGTGATGGTGCTCGAACCTTCTGCACTGCAAGAAGATTTAACCCCGGTTGCCACAGCCGGTGAAGTATTCCTGACATGGCTGCCCGGACAAACCGGACTTATACTGGTCGTAATTGCTGCTATTGCCGCCTTTGCGTCCACAGCCAACGCCGGGATCATGTCGGCCGCCCGTTACCCGCTGGCAATGGCACGCGATGATTTAATTCCAACTTATTTTTCAAAACTTGGCCGTTTCGGTACACCAACAATCGCCACGGTAGCCACTACAATTCTGATGATTTTTCTTCTGGTTGTATTTAATGTTGAGTCCGTAGCAAAACTTGCCAGTGCATTTCAGCTGTTGCTTTTCGGGATCTTAAATATCTCTGTGATCGTGATGAGAGAAAGTAAAATTGAAGGTTACGATCCCGGGTTTAAATCTCCATGGTATCCCTGGATGCAAATTGCCGGATTCTTCATCTGTTTGTTTCTCATTGCTGAAATGGGGTTACTCTCGGTTATCTTTACATTTGCAATTGCCGCGGTTAGCGTAGCATGGTACTTCAGCTACTCCAAAGGAAATGTTGAGCGCGAAGGAGCCATTTATCATGTTCATGCCCGTTTGGGAAAGTATCAGTACAAAGGGCTTGAGAGTGAAATGCGTGGCATTATGCGCGAAAAAGGCCTCCGAAAAGAGGATCCGTACGAGAAAGCGATTGGGCGCTCGGCTGTATTTGATCTGGAAAAGAGTCCTCCTGTCGAAGAAATTATTGAAATGGTTTGCAAAGAGTTATCAACGAGAATTAGCTACTCTAAAAGCGAACTGGTTGAGCTGTTTGAATCTGACTACAAAGATGGCATTATCCCGGTGGGGAATACCAGCGCGTTACAGCATATCCGCATCAACGATGATGTTGATACAGAAGTGGCATTGGTTCGATTGCACGAGGGTATTGAACTGGACCGTGAAGAGTTTGAGGATATCAGTGATGAAGAGAAGAAAGACGGTAAAATTCACTGTATTATCTACCTGATCAGCTCGAAGAAGAAGTCGGGGCAGCACCTGAGAATTATCGCTCACCTGGCTGAAATGATCGACAGTATTGACTTTTACGAACGCTGGATGGCGGCAGAAGATGAAGGACAAATTCGTGAAATATTACTGCGTGATGAACGGTTTATAAATATTACCCTCAAGAAGAATGATATCACTGCATCGATGATTGATAAAGAGGTGAAAGATCTTGAGCTTCCCGGCGAAAGTCTGATTACCCTCATCAAACGAGATGGGAATATTATATTCCCTCACGGAAAATCAATTCTGAAAGAGAACGATGAACTCTCCATTATCGGGGATAAGAGTGATATCAAAGAGATGAAAAATATGCTGAATCTCTGA